From Aegilops tauschii subsp. strangulata cultivar AL8/78 chromosome 5, Aet v6.0, whole genome shotgun sequence:
cttgtctttcttctggcgcgcgtcgctcgcagtcggcgagtgggacgtcgcggcgtgctcccggcgcgggggatggctatcagctcgggcgccggcttcgtgccgttctgcagccgcgtcgatcagctgctggatccgtgttgtcatgtaggggagctcatcggctcccagcccattgagctcctctgcggccgcctgagcggctcgcaggttctcgagcggggtgacgtagacggggcgatctgcgcccagcatgctggcaacggctgcgccgcgcttctgtaCGAAGCCGGCTCgactcgggccgctaggcggcggcgtcccgaaggcggcggcgtcccgaaggtgGCGCGGtcaacttcgcgctggtgggcctcggtgaggcgtctcatcgaggctatcttcttgctctccgcgatgagggcgaggcggcgtgcctccagggtctcggcgtcggcgtcggccgggatggggacggagaggtcgtgcatcgccgcttgctgagcgtcgtgggcgttctcgcccgagttggagacgtggctgatgaccagcacttcggtgacagcgctgctgccgctgtcagctcgagggaggggatcGTCGAAGATCACCACGTCGGatgggtaggcgtcgagcgacgcggtgtcggagtcgatgatcatcgggtcggtggagccgaccgactccatgtccgcagcgggctcgctggagacgtgaagttgatcgaggaggctgacgaggcggctctcggggtagtcggtgcctgcgtcggacgcaggctcgttggagatgcgagtctcgccaagcaGATCAGCGAgacggctcgctgcgcaggcgtcgtcgacgccttgcagcgcgtcggggcaaacgccatcgggcacagcaggctggctgcgctcgcggggaaggaagagggttcccgtccagaacaggtctccggacgacggtgcacctggccccacggtgggcgccaaatgtcgggtggttggtgcgacatatgccaagggatggcttatcattgtgggagccaataaaacgtcgccggtgcctggaaacgggatgaggcgaagacatgcacgccggcgaatcttacccaggttcggggctctccgaggagataacacccctagtcctgctctgcggggtctccgcatgatcactagatcaataaagggtagctacaatcgctcctacaGCTGTTGgaatcaagggagaagaagaacaaggctagctcttgcttctctctgtCTATGGTGTGTGAGTGTGCGCTATGCTTAGAAGCGAACGGTGCTGAGGTGCCAACGGTGCTGAGGTGCGAACGGTGCtgaggtgcgaaccctttgcatgggtgctccggggggtttatataggcctaccccccgggggtacaatggtaatccgactgggaactggtcccagccgtcagtgtctacgcctgccggcttctccgccggctgctgggtcccgccggctgctgggtcccgccggctgtcggctacctggtcgacaggccggccccaccgcctagggtcttgtcggcggctgcttactgtagtcgcgcctctgatgatgagggctttgtcgaggtaagcgtggctacagtgacccgcatcgggggctatcactgtagcctcacctcgtcttgtctccttaatggggctcctgcttcgaggaagggagtcgccggcttctggagtccggctatgctcctggccggctaggaaaagccgggccaccttcacgcctctctctggctgaaggggcccgcagtccttgggccgtatgggagtgggtcgtggatgacgttgaggctagcgtggctacagttccgagccgcacgggagacgtccctcccgtacggcttcctgtagccatgcccgcctcgggcttcgggggtcatgggccgcactgtggccacaccctgtcgcgtcgccgttatgtaggagtggttgtggtcttggccggcttccagGAGTTGgcatccttcttggccggcttcttggagtcggcgaggctgggtcgccttccgggagtcggtgaggctgggtcgccttccgggagtcggcttggatggcagccggccggggaaggcggcccaaatgcttggagtgcttgaaggcccaaaaaggcctgataaatttcctaaagagccaggggtagtcggttgagctacccgtggccatttactccgacactctGGTTTGCGGATTTCCTGCCAATGATTGCAAAGGTGGACAGGTATCTCGCCGGGTGGGCGGCTTGCCCCTCTCTATTGCCGAGCGCCTGGTGCTCATTGATGACGTCCTGGACGCGCTCCCCACTTATGCCATGGCGGCTCTGCTGCCGCTGCCGTCCGTGGTTCGCGCTCTGGACGGGCTCCATCGCTCCTTTCTCTAGAACGTTGCCGAGCGGGCCACGGGCGCTCAATGCCTCGTGGCGTGGGAGCGGGTGTGCCGGGCCAAGAGTGAAGGCGGACTGGGGGTCGGCGACCTGGCGACCGAGAATGCGTGTCTTTTGCTGAAGATGCTTCATCGCCTGCACACGACCCCCGAGTGTTGGTGGGCCGCCTGGGTCTGGGGCGGTGCGGGCGGGCACTCCCTCCATTGCCGGTGAGGGGCGGAGGGAATGTGAGGCGGCTCCGTCACGCCGCCGCCCCTAAAGGCGCCCTGTCCTCCAGCTCCGCGTATAGGCTCATGCGGTTCAGAGGGGTGCGCGCTGGCTTCGCCTCCATGATCTGGGGGACGCGTGCTCCCTCGCGGGTGAAGTTTTTCTGCTGGCTGCTGGTGCAGAGACGTATCCACACGAGGGACGTCCTGCTCCGGAAGTGCATCGTCGCCGCGGAGGACGCAGGCTGCCCGCTTTGCTCTGCAACTCTGGAAACTGCAGATCACATGCTCTTCTCCTGCCCGTTCGCGACTAACTTTTGGCAAAAAGTAAATGTTGCCGTTGACGGCGTCACGATCTGCACGCTCTCTGCTCTTACAACTGCGGCTGCGGCGGCCGTCGATTCTGAGGTTGAGTTCTCCATGTTGTGTTGTTGGCAGCTTTGGAAGCACCGTAACGTTGTTGTTTTTCAGCGGCTGCCATCGTCTCTTGCTCGCTTGCTCTGCTGCTGTCGGGAGGACACAGTTCTGTGGCGTGATCGGCTGCTCAAAGCTCATCGATCGGATGTGGGGGCATGGCTGCGCGCGCTCTCTCAATAGCGTGCGTTGTGTGTGGTTTGCTGGCTCCTCTCTCTCTTTGTAAAGCTGCTGCGTTGTAACTATCTGGGATATTAGCCTACTTTGATCAATATATTTAGATGGGGGATTCTCTCCCCCGGTGAAACTTAAAAAAAaatccgagatatattgccatgcaatttccaccgttctgttattataacacacatcatcattgtcatattgctttgcatgatcatatagctaaCATAGTATTTGTGTCTCAGGACTCTCACCCACCATTCATTATTTTTTTCACATATtacactagatcattgcacatcctggtacaccgccagaggcattcacgtAGAGTCATagtttgttctagtatcgagttgtaattttttttgagttgtaagtaaataaaagtgtgctGATCATCATATTCATTATtggagcattgtcccaagtgaggaaatgATGATGAAGGCTATGATTCCTCCATAAGTCGGGATGGGACTctggacgaaaaaaaagaaaagaaggccaaaaagagcccacaaaaaatgaccaaaaagagcccaataaaaaaattaaagaaaaaaagagaaggggcaatgtCACTGTCcttttcacacttgtgcttcaaagtagcaccatgtttttcataagACTGTCTCTTATGGTTTCATTTACATATAACTAGTGATAATTgttcattatagaacttgacttGTATATTCTAACGATGGACTTTCTCAAATGCCCGAGGTGTTCATGAGCAaatgagttggatgcacacccacttattttatttttgagctttcatacacttgagcatctccagccgtttgCCCCCCCCCAGCGCACTCGGCGAATGCCTTTTGGCGTTTGCGCTGGCGATTTTTTTGCCATCGGGGCGATCGAGTTTTCAGCCGCGCCCCCAGGTTTCGGCCCCCAGACGCTCAAAAATTCGAACTTGTCTTTCCCGCTGCCAAAAACGCCACAAGTTCCACTaatagggaaaaccttatacacagaactttagcagtagcgctgggtaAAATgcggcgctactgctacttaACAGTAGCGCGGGGAAATGTAAGGCGCTACTGCTATGagaatagcagtagcgcggccagcgcaaagagcgctactactaaaattacCCCACCGTTGCCGCCAGGCTAAGTGTAGTACCAGTGCTTGCCTATGAAACACACTACTGCTAGCTTGTCTAGCAGTAGTGTTTTCTCCTAAACCACACTACTGCTAATCCAACCTTATCCCCCCGCGCGCCCGCCCATTTCCTCACTTTCCTCACTGTCGCGGCCGTCGTCCTCCTCCTGCCATCGCCACattgccgccgccgtcgccacaTTAATGCCGGCATCGCCGCCATGCTCCGGCCTCGGTAAGCCTCCTCcatctcctcttcctcctccccccTGCTCCGCCCTCCACTAGTCGCCCTCCATCAACAACACCTCCTCCCTCCATAGCCCCTCCTCCCTCCACAGCCCCTACCCCCTCCACCTCCTCCATCCACAGCCCCTCCTCCCTCCATTGATTTAGTTGACAGTATAGATAGGTAGAATGTAGGTTTTTTCAATAGTATAGATATGTAGAATTTTGTAGAATGTACATAGAATTTAAGtggttaatagaactagtttatttatagtaagtgcttaatagaattagttgaattagtatgaaaattaattatttttatttatagtaagtgcttagttcgactagttgaattagtaagaaaaataattatttttatttatagtaagtgcttagttgaactagttgaattaatagaactagtttatttttagtaagaaaatttaggtatggaaaatttaatttttttatgtcattatcacTTTGTCATCAAAGAATGCTATATGCTATTTGATGATCTAAAATTTTACTCGGTGGAATATGCATGCTTTGTAGAGTCGTGTCTCCTTGGAGTGATCGTCATCCGAGCTACCTCTACTTCCTCTACACCTGAGTTGGTGAGCTAAAagtccacctcctccttctccactCCTCGGTGTGTTGAATAGAGTAGAACTAGGGTATTTAGTCGGTGAGCTCATGTGCGAATGCTTATGATAATTGATCCGGATGGAATTGCAAGTTTAAGCATCGTTGTATGTGTATGCACATCTTTGTATCAAAGGGAcaatccgagtggcctatgttttgccggagtgttgattcatttccgttccggcaaatttcaggcgctcgatatgtcctattttagcaaaggtcatgccggattttttcgtgaatttaagcatgacttgtgctagaatatgtaggaaatatcgagtgccccggatttgtgtgttgagtttcctggtagttgccttcgatcgattttcaattaatgtttcaactatgaacataggaaatgtctgatgacgaaaaggatttcggtatgtGCGAATATTGCGAAGACGAGGGCGGTCtatgcgacagaaatttcctagTTGATGGTAGGCGCTTCGGCATCAAGCTCGATGAGACCTtggaagtggatacagtaagtcacaatgacaagtctttttttgtaattaagcatgactgcttcttcttttgcttcaacttataattttaattttttactattctacaAGCGTATCCCGttccatgcaagaatttttgtcttggataagattgaTTTCAGtcctatggaaactatggaggtaaagagagttcacttgaggaccgagcatggttatacttgtACTGCAAAATTATAGAATACAGACACCTaaacctattttgaatgcaaaaattggagagcactatgcaaggcttatgcatttgagcctgatatgcttactgtcgtggacttaacacggcagatgttctagcgaaaggacttagtcgtggagacATCGCAACTAGTTTAGCttaggggttaatcgggacaaaggacacagagagtttatactggttcagcccctcgCGGCGAGGTAAAGGCCTACACCAGTTtggggttgtattgcttgggtttcgattaccagggagcgaatacgcttgacctgaTTCTTGacttgttgtttcttgagttaacccgccggGTCACCCCTCTATGTACATAGGTTGATGCCCgacggcttacagagtcccggccggctcatacacaacgtgtccagctcggtga
This genomic window contains:
- the LOC141022880 gene encoding uncharacterized protein, with the translated sequence MRFRGVRAGFASMIWGTRAPSRVKFFCWLLVQRRIHTRDVLLRKCIVAAEDAGCPLCSATLETADHMLFSCPFATNFWQKVNVAVDGVTICTLSALTTAAAAAVDSEVEFSMLCCWQLWKHRNVVVFQRLPSSLARLLCCCREDTVLWRDRLLKAHRSDVGAWLRALSQ